A genomic window from Leptolyngbya sp. BL0902 includes:
- a CDS encoding FAD-dependent oxidoreductase encodes MKLVIVGGVAGGASAAARARRLDERAEIVVLERDHYVSYANCGLPYHISGVIADRDKLLVQTPEKLKRNLNLDVRTGHEVTAIDRGAKLVHVRNLDTNETYTEPYDKLVLSLGAVPIRPRLPGIDHPSIFVLRNIPDMDAIMAKLGPDTQRAIVIGGGYIGVEVAENLVHRGLKVHVVEMMDQIMATLDAEMSRDLQYHMADHGVLLHLGTAAESFVDVEGKIQANLSNGEVLTADLVVMAVGVRPNTELAKAAGLPVGPRGGLVTDKHMRTVDPDIYAVGDMVETEHTITGEPMLAALAGPANRQGRIAADNICGRNSTYSTTQGTAIVKLFDMVGGGTGASERMLRQANIPYRKVYLHPSGHATYYPGTVAMHLKVLFAPEDGKLLGAQVVGFDGIDKRIDVLAVAIRAGMTVYDLEHLELSYAPPFGSAKDAVNMAGFLGANLLRGDYLPWYPEDYPEKTNLGTIVDVRTQAEYEEWHIPGAFHLPLDTLRERHSEIPADSPVFVYCRVGFRGYMAARILMQSGFDHVFNLSGGALTFSSVHPTVYSTGKARYPFVAHAEDLPFLD; translated from the coding sequence ATGAAACTGGTAATTGTAGGCGGTGTGGCTGGTGGAGCTTCGGCGGCGGCGCGGGCGCGGCGGCTGGATGAACGGGCCGAAATTGTGGTGCTAGAGCGAGATCATTACGTGTCCTACGCCAACTGTGGCCTGCCCTACCACATCAGCGGGGTGATTGCTGACCGGGACAAGCTGCTGGTGCAGACCCCCGAAAAACTCAAGCGTAACCTGAACCTCGATGTCCGCACGGGCCACGAAGTCACCGCCATCGACCGAGGGGCTAAGCTCGTCCATGTCCGCAACTTAGACACCAACGAAACCTACACCGAACCCTACGACAAACTGGTGCTGTCCCTGGGGGCGGTACCCATTCGTCCCCGTCTGCCGGGGATTGATCACCCCAGCATTTTTGTGCTGCGGAACATTCCCGACATGGACGCCATTATGGCCAAACTGGGGCCGGATACCCAGCGGGCCATCGTCATCGGCGGCGGCTACATTGGCGTGGAGGTGGCGGAAAACCTGGTGCATCGCGGCCTCAAGGTGCATGTGGTGGAGATGATGGATCAGATCATGGCCACCCTGGATGCCGAGATGTCGCGGGATTTGCAGTACCACATGGCCGACCACGGCGTCCTCCTGCACCTGGGCACGGCGGCGGAATCCTTTGTGGATGTGGAGGGCAAAATCCAGGCCAACCTCTCCAACGGCGAAGTGCTGACCGCTGATTTGGTGGTGATGGCGGTGGGGGTGCGCCCCAATACGGAACTGGCCAAGGCGGCGGGGCTTCCCGTGGGGCCAAGGGGTGGCCTGGTGACGGATAAGCACATGCGGACGGTAGACCCCGACATCTACGCCGTGGGCGACATGGTGGAAACCGAGCACACCATCACCGGGGAACCCATGCTGGCGGCCTTAGCAGGGCCAGCCAACCGTCAAGGTCGCATCGCCGCCGACAACATTTGCGGGCGCAATTCCACCTACAGCACCACCCAGGGCACCGCCATCGTCAAGCTCTTTGACATGGTGGGTGGCGGCACCGGAGCCTCGGAACGAATGCTGCGACAGGCCAATATCCCCTACCGCAAGGTGTATCTGCATCCCTCCGGCCATGCTACCTACTACCCCGGCACCGTGGCCATGCACCTCAAAGTGTTGTTCGCCCCGGAGGACGGCAAACTCCTCGGTGCCCAGGTGGTGGGCTTCGACGGCATCGACAAACGCATTGATGTCCTAGCCGTTGCGATCCGTGCTGGCATGACCGTCTACGATTTAGAACACCTGGAACTGTCCTACGCGCCGCCCTTTGGTTCCGCCAAGGATGCCGTCAACATGGCGGGCTTTCTGGGGGCCAACCTGCTGCGCGGCGACTACCTGCCCTGGTATCCCGAAGACTACCCCGAAAAAACCAACCTCGGCACTATCGTCGATGTCCGCACCCAGGCGGAATACGAGGAATGGCACATCCCTGGCGCGTTCCACCTTCCCCTAGATACCCTACGGGAGCGTCACAGCGAAATTCCCGCCGATTCCCCCGTATTTGTTTATTGCCGTGTCGGATTCCGGGGCTATATGGCCGCTCGCATTCTCATGCAGAGCGGTTTTGACCATGTGTTCAACCTCTCCGGCGGTGCCCTCACCTTCAGCAGCGTCCACCCCACGGTCTATTCCACTGGCAAAGCTCGCTACCCCTTTGTGGCCCACGCCGAAGATCTCCCATTCCTGGACTAA
- a CDS encoding YifB family Mg chelatase-like AAA ATPase, with protein sequence MLARVWSASLMGIDALKVGVEVDLSGGLPGVVIVGLPDTAVQESRERVKAALKNAGFPFPMRKVVINLTPADLRKEGPIFDLPISVGILAAAEQVQTDALNDLLFLGEVSLDGSLRAVAGVLPIAAAAQKLGIRGLVVPADNGREASVVPGLTVYGFKHMSEVADFLNNPSGHSPVAYDDRSLETNHAGALDLRDVKGQAQARRALEIAAAGGHNLIFVGPPGSGKTMLARRLPSILPPLQFEEALDVTQIHSVAGLLKEKGTLVNTRPFRSPHHSASGPSLVGGGSYPKPGEISLAHRGVLFLNS encoded by the coding sequence ATGTTGGCCAGAGTTTGGAGTGCATCATTGATGGGCATCGACGCCCTGAAGGTGGGGGTGGAGGTGGATTTATCCGGTGGGTTGCCGGGGGTGGTGATTGTGGGGCTCCCCGATACCGCCGTGCAGGAGTCGCGGGAGCGGGTGAAGGCGGCGCTGAAAAACGCTGGGTTTCCCTTTCCGATGCGGAAGGTGGTGATCAACCTCACCCCGGCGGATCTGCGGAAGGAGGGGCCAATTTTTGACCTGCCCATCAGCGTAGGCATCCTTGCCGCCGCCGAACAGGTGCAGACTGACGCCCTGAATGACCTCTTGTTTTTGGGGGAAGTCTCCCTAGACGGCAGTTTGCGGGCCGTGGCGGGGGTGTTGCCCATTGCCGCAGCAGCTCAAAAGTTGGGGATTCGGGGTTTAGTCGTCCCCGCCGACAATGGCCGAGAAGCCTCGGTAGTGCCCGGTCTGACGGTCTACGGCTTCAAACATATGTCTGAGGTGGCTGATTTCCTCAACAATCCCAGCGGCCACAGCCCCGTGGCCTACGACGACCGCAGCCTAGAAACCAACCACGCCGGAGCCCTGGATCTGCGAGACGTGAAGGGCCAAGCCCAGGCTCGCCGCGCCTTGGAGATCGCCGCTGCTGGGGGCCATAATCTAATTTTTGTGGGGCCACCGGGCAGCGGCAAAACCATGCTGGCTAGGCGACTGCCCTCCATTCTGCCGCCGTTGCAGTTTGAGGAAGCCCTGGATGTCACCCAAATTCATTCCGTCGCCGGACTGCTGAAGGAAAAGGGCACCCTGGTCAACACGCGCCCCTTCCGCAGCCCCCACCATTCTGCCTCTGGGCCGTCTTTGGTGGGGGGCGGCAGCTACCCCAAACCGGGGGAAATTTCCCTGGCCCATCGCGGCGTGTTGTTTCTGAATAGCTAG
- the xisF gene encoding fdxN element excision recombinase XisF, producing MAKRIGYARVSSREQAENSHALEQQMQRLRVAGVEEIYSDVESGTKDDRKGFNLVMDLVRNKSVDEVVITRLDRLTRSLITLRKVLDEFRENGVNMKALDDSVDLSTAAGKFHLNMLGALAEMEVDRLSERVRHGWSHLRKRQVAMNPPFGYVKLDDKHCLDHEPFLCLLETQQERSRAEIAREIVETFFQEKTLRKCLRVINQKYGIHTFAHNQGQHRRGGRVARGVFRFSPAGLRGWLINPVLQGHLCYLRMQDGQRVPQTDWIIHYNTHPDQRIVSDEEARRIEAILQHNQQVRGFGSTALRYPLSGLVFCGECRGSCYSLTGQNNYHRAKRLGLEPEMNYYFQCKNWRTRSCNQKSAVRMENAEAAVIEALVNRAETISATAEVTEEQIDPPGLQALKAELAYYLNAPGSRAEAIVADLKQQIEAYRYNQQASTSLSSEQRDLLLQTFSDPLYWKTLTPEQKRELYRALVERVIVKDGQVERVDLRV from the coding sequence ATGGCTAAACGAATTGGTTACGCAAGGGTCAGTAGTCGGGAGCAGGCCGAAAACAGCCATGCTCTGGAGCAGCAGATGCAGCGGCTGCGGGTAGCTGGGGTGGAGGAAATCTACTCCGATGTGGAGTCTGGCACCAAGGACGACCGCAAGGGCTTCAACCTGGTCATGGACTTAGTGAGGAACAAGTCTGTGGATGAGGTGGTCATTACTCGGCTTGACCGCCTTACCCGTTCCCTGATTACGCTACGCAAAGTGCTAGACGAGTTCCGCGAGAATGGGGTCAACATGAAAGCCCTCGATGACAGTGTGGACTTGTCTACGGCAGCAGGGAAGTTTCACCTCAATATGCTGGGTGCCCTAGCCGAGATGGAGGTGGATCGGCTGTCTGAGCGGGTCAGGCATGGGTGGTCACACTTAAGGAAGCGACAGGTTGCCATGAATCCGCCCTTTGGCTATGTCAAACTGGACGATAAGCATTGCCTTGACCATGAGCCATTCCTATGTCTCCTAGAGACTCAGCAGGAACGATCTAGGGCTGAGATTGCCCGTGAGATTGTAGAGACTTTTTTCCAGGAGAAAACCCTGAGAAAGTGCTTGCGGGTAATCAACCAGAAGTACGGCATCCACACCTTTGCCCACAATCAAGGCCAGCATCGCCGGGGCGGTCGAGTAGCACGGGGGGTATTCCGCTTCAGTCCGGCTGGGCTGCGAGGGTGGCTAATCAATCCTGTCCTCCAGGGGCACCTGTGTTATCTACGAATGCAGGATGGCCAGCGCGTTCCCCAGACAGACTGGATCATTCACTACAACACGCACCCCGACCAGCGGATTGTGTCGGATGAAGAGGCTCGGAGGATCGAGGCCATTTTGCAGCACAACCAGCAGGTGAGGGGCTTTGGCAGTACAGCTTTGCGGTATCCCCTGTCGGGCCTGGTATTCTGTGGTGAGTGTCGGGGTTCCTGCTACTCACTAACTGGACAGAACAACTACCATCGAGCCAAGCGCCTGGGCCTTGAACCAGAGATGAATTACTACTTCCAGTGCAAAAACTGGCGGACGCGGTCATGCAATCAAAAATCAGCCGTGCGGATGGAAAATGCTGAAGCGGCGGTTATCGAGGCGTTAGTCAATCGGGCAGAAACGATTAGTGCGACGGCTGAAGTCACTGAGGAACAGATTGATCCCCCAGGCCTACAGGCGCTGAAGGCAGAGTTAGCCTACTATCTCAATGCTCCAGGTAGCCGTGCTGAGGCGATTGTGGCAGATCTAAAACAACAGATTGAAGCGTATCGATACAACCAGCAGGCTTCCACTTCCCTCAGTTCAGAGCAGCGGGATCTCCTACTCCAGACCTTTAGTGATCCCCTGTACTGGAAAACCCTTACCCCTGAGCAAAAGCGCGAACTCTACCGAGCTTTAGTAGAGCGGGTAATTGTCAAAGATGGTCAGGTGGAACGGGTGGATCTGCGGGTTTAG
- a CDS encoding HNH endonuclease, whose translation MPMIKARYPDTWPAIALAVKAKANWCCQECGRPCQRPDESPEHFQQRIGKAKPRQYLLTVAHLDQDPTNCSEDNLKALCTVCHLRYDRQFRAKQRALKREWFGQLNLMEAME comes from the coding sequence ATGCCGATGATTAAGGCCCGATACCCCGACACCTGGCCAGCCATCGCCCTGGCGGTGAAGGCAAAGGCTAACTGGTGCTGTCAAGAATGCGGTCGCCCCTGCCAACGGCCCGATGAATCCCCAGAACATTTCCAGCAACGCATTGGCAAGGCCAAGCCCCGTCAATACTTGCTGACGGTGGCCCACCTTGACCAAGACCCAACGAATTGTTCTGAGGACAACCTAAAAGCCCTCTGCACGGTCTGTCATCTGCGCTACGACCGCCAGTTTCGAGCGAAGCAACGGGCTTTGAAACGCGAATGGTTTGGACAACTCAACCTTATGGAGGCCATGGAATGA
- a CDS encoding toxin-antitoxin system HicB family antitoxin, with the protein MAIASKGERQNLTIRMNPDLKLKAQKSAIEEGVSLSDWMEMAVRDRLQMLSMVA; encoded by the coding sequence ATGGCTATAGCCAGCAAAGGTGAACGACAGAACCTCACGATTCGCATGAATCCTGACCTGAAGCTCAAGGCTCAGAAGTCCGCTATCGAAGAGGGAGTCAGCCTCAGTGATTGGATGGAGATGGCGGTTCGGGATCGGCTTCAGATGTTAAGCATGGTGGCCTGA
- a CDS encoding helix-turn-helix transcriptional regulator — MDEHFRQRLAHIVTQTRGDMNQRDFGEKLDVSQSTVVGWEKGSNIPTLENLAKLATLRGQLPEELLADLYGRTWASDYPLEERILMMTSKQLVDLLNLLSTQLRKMDL; from the coding sequence GTGGATGAGCATTTTCGTCAACGATTGGCCCATATCGTCACGCAAACCCGTGGCGATATGAATCAGCGTGATTTTGGGGAAAAGCTCGACGTTTCCCAAAGCACGGTGGTTGGTTGGGAAAAGGGAAGCAATATCCCGACGCTAGAAAACCTGGCTAAGCTAGCGACCTTGCGCGGACAACTGCCGGAAGAACTGCTGGCTGACCTATACGGTAGAACTTGGGCCTCAGACTATCCCCTCGAAGAGCGGATTCTGATGATGACGAGTAAACAACTGGTAGACCTGCTCAATCTTTTATCAACGCAATTAAGAAAGATGGATTTGTAA
- a CDS encoding AAA family ATPase, translating into MFEPSKYQSAIFDFVASGAGDAVVDAVPGSGKTTTCVEASKRLESRNALFCAFNRHIAEELKTKLQGMRAQTIHSLGLSALSSLGRPQVEGRKYSQLIRQYLTDHGVTDFETAQKASARIKALLNVVQLTLTEPDDQDGLDALAARFDLDRKDWEFTCKAIAPILYQGIDQARQVIDYNDMVWLPHVMQLSPKAADWVFVDEAQDLNKAQLELVLKARAGGGRMLFVGDKRQCQPAGTMVMTRKRSSRWHSEECDEVPIEQLKPGDTVVSYSRDSACFIMQAKVQEVASRNYAGYLYTVKAGDRETRCTDSHKWLVRWSNFDPEVYCTYLMRQGSRFRVGKCRLFLKPSTSSFDFGLAARCRQERADEAWILKVHQTHEDALVYEAVVAAKFGLPQVVFYSPIRSGDYSSLVVERIYEQLTPQEDNAKRCLEAHGRKLDFPIYCRNGNNRTRQGRNTLFEIQACNLIPGYMSVPIAPDGLDSSLRSLNQWETLDVHREWFEGEVYSLDIETHHKYVADGIVTCNSIYGFTGADTQSIANITQRTQAQVLPLSICYRCPTSHIELANEVYPGIEARPGAPKGTIEDIDEEDIVQHINDGDLIVCRTNAPLVAVCFSLIRAGIPARIRGTDIGKNLISILHQLEEMQGFQMSRLEVYLQKYLVEQRELRAGLDSDELEMAMANFKDRTNTILAIYQATRPHTVADLGREIAMLFSDQRAKVWLSSVHKAKGLEANHVVVLHPHLMPHPKATKSWEKEQEMNLKYVALTRAKCALTFAHGDESE; encoded by the coding sequence ATGTTTGAACCCTCTAAGTATCAATCCGCCATCTTTGACTTTGTGGCCAGCGGTGCTGGTGATGCCGTAGTGGATGCTGTACCGGGCAGCGGCAAGACGACCACCTGTGTAGAAGCCTCAAAGCGCCTAGAGTCCCGCAACGCCCTATTTTGTGCGTTCAATCGGCACATTGCCGAGGAGCTAAAGACCAAACTCCAAGGGATGAGAGCGCAGACCATTCATTCCCTAGGACTATCGGCCCTATCGTCCCTAGGACGGCCCCAGGTGGAAGGCCGGAAGTACAGCCAGTTGATCCGCCAATACCTGACAGACCATGGTGTGACTGACTTTGAAACCGCCCAGAAGGCCAGCGCCCGGATTAAAGCCCTGCTGAATGTGGTGCAGCTCACCCTCACAGAACCCGACGACCAGGACGGCCTAGACGCCCTAGCGGCTAGATTTGACCTTGACCGCAAGGATTGGGAGTTTACCTGTAAGGCCATCGCTCCGATTTTGTACCAGGGCATCGACCAGGCCCGACAGGTGATCGACTACAACGACATGGTGTGGTTGCCCCATGTGATGCAACTATCGCCCAAAGCCGCTGATTGGGTGTTTGTGGACGAGGCCCAGGACTTGAATAAGGCCCAGCTTGAGCTAGTGCTGAAGGCCCGCGCCGGGGGTGGCCGAATGTTGTTTGTGGGCGACAAGCGACAGTGTCAGCCAGCAGGGACAATGGTGATGACCCGTAAACGGAGTAGTCGTTGGCATTCAGAGGAATGTGATGAAGTTCCCATTGAGCAGCTAAAACCGGGCGATACCGTAGTTAGTTATTCAAGGGATAGTGCTTGCTTTATTATGCAAGCCAAGGTTCAAGAAGTTGCTTCTAGAAATTATGCTGGCTACCTCTATACGGTAAAAGCAGGGGATCGGGAAACCCGTTGTACAGATTCCCACAAATGGCTGGTTCGCTGGAGCAATTTTGATCCAGAGGTCTACTGTACCTACCTGATGCGTCAAGGGTCACGCTTTCGGGTCGGGAAATGTCGGTTATTTCTAAAACCCAGCACTTCAAGTTTCGATTTCGGCTTAGCTGCTCGTTGCCGCCAGGAAAGGGCTGATGAAGCTTGGATACTGAAAGTTCACCAAACCCACGAAGACGCCCTAGTTTATGAGGCCGTGGTCGCTGCGAAGTTTGGATTGCCCCAGGTTGTGTTCTATTCTCCAATACGCAGTGGTGACTACAGCAGCTTAGTGGTTGAACGCATCTATGAGCAGCTTACTCCCCAGGAGGACAATGCTAAGCGTTGTTTAGAAGCCCATGGGCGGAAGTTGGATTTTCCCATTTATTGCCGCAATGGAAACAATCGAACCCGACAAGGAAGGAACACTTTATTTGAGATCCAAGCCTGTAATCTCATTCCAGGCTACATGAGTGTTCCAATTGCGCCGGATGGATTAGATAGTTCCTTGCGTAGCTTAAATCAATGGGAAACCCTTGATGTACATAGGGAGTGGTTTGAAGGTGAGGTTTACAGTCTAGATATTGAGACCCATCACAAATATGTAGCGGATGGCATTGTGACTTGCAACAGTATCTATGGCTTCACGGGAGCCGACACCCAGAGTATCGCCAACATCACCCAGCGCACCCAAGCCCAGGTGCTACCCCTATCGATCTGCTATCGTTGCCCCACCTCACACATCGAACTTGCTAACGAAGTCTATCCCGGCATCGAGGCCCGACCAGGGGCACCCAAGGGCACCATTGAGGACATCGACGAGGAGGACATTGTTCAGCACATCAACGACGGGGATCTGATTGTTTGCCGGACAAATGCCCCCCTGGTGGCCGTGTGCTTTAGCCTGATCCGCGCCGGGATTCCAGCCCGGATTCGTGGGACGGACATCGGCAAAAACCTGATCAGCATTCTTCACCAGCTTGAAGAGATGCAGGGCTTCCAGATGAGCCGCCTAGAGGTCTACTTGCAGAAGTATCTAGTCGAGCAGCGGGAACTACGGGCAGGGCTGGACTCAGACGAGCTAGAGATGGCCATGGCTAACTTTAAGGATCGGACGAATACGATCCTTGCGATCTACCAAGCCACCCGGCCCCATACCGTTGCAGACCTAGGGCGAGAGATCGCCATGCTGTTCAGCGACCAACGGGCGAAGGTGTGGTTATCGAGCGTCCACAAAGCTAAGGGGCTGGAGGCTAACCATGTGGTGGTGCTACACCCTCACCTCATGCCCCACCCCAAGGCGACGAAGTCCTGGGAGAAGGAGCAGGAGATGAACCTGAAGTATGTGGCCCTGACCCGCGCCAAATGCGCCCTCACCTTTGCCCACGGGGACGAAAGCGAATAA
- a CDS encoding ATP-binding protein, with the protein MFQKATKTQARLRLALCGPSGAGKTYSALAIAQHLGKQVAVIDTEHGSASKYADLFNFDVCQLTDFHPSKYLEAIQYAGQAGYDVIVIDSLSHAWFAELDLAGKGFDGWKNVKPLERALINAMLASPAHVIGTMRTKTEWVMEEYVNKAGKTCVAPRKVGTAPIQSSGIEYEFDLSGEIDLNHLLTISKSRCPELSNTTHLNPGKALAETMMAWLSDGVEAPETAEEKGQRIRAAREAVGVSLDEVKMIMKVEFNCTSPAQLTSEQCDALVSMIHGLDQLKTA; encoded by the coding sequence ATGTTTCAAAAAGCGACCAAGACCCAAGCCCGTCTACGCCTAGCCCTCTGTGGCCCCAGTGGTGCAGGGAAGACCTACAGCGCCCTAGCCATTGCTCAACATCTGGGTAAACAGGTTGCGGTGATTGACACCGAACACGGCAGCGCCAGCAAGTATGCCGATCTGTTTAATTTTGATGTATGCCAATTGACCGACTTTCACCCCAGCAAATACCTGGAGGCGATCCAGTACGCCGGACAGGCAGGATATGACGTAATTGTGATTGATAGCCTTAGCCATGCGTGGTTTGCCGAGCTAGACCTAGCCGGGAAAGGTTTTGATGGCTGGAAGAACGTTAAGCCCCTTGAGCGTGCCCTGATCAATGCCATGTTGGCCAGCCCCGCCCATGTTATCGGCACCATGCGTACCAAAACCGAATGGGTAATGGAAGAGTACGTCAACAAAGCTGGGAAGACCTGTGTAGCGCCTAGGAAGGTCGGCACCGCCCCGATTCAGTCCAGCGGGATTGAGTACGAGTTCGATCTATCCGGGGAAATTGACCTGAACCACCTGCTGACGATCTCTAAAAGCCGTTGCCCTGAGTTGAGCAACACCACCCACCTCAACCCCGGCAAAGCCCTTGCAGAAACCATGATGGCTTGGCTCAGTGATGGCGTGGAAGCGCCAGAAACCGCCGAGGAAAAAGGACAACGGATTCGCGCCGCCCGTGAAGCGGTAGGGGTCAGCCTCGACGAGGTGAAGATGATCATGAAAGTTGAGTTTAATTGTACTAGCCCTGCTCAACTGACCTCAGAACAATGCGATGCGCTGGTGAGCATGATCCATGGCCTTGACCAACTGAAGACCGCCTAG
- a CDS encoding ArdC family protein, which yields MAKKAQATDKFQLLTDKILTLMEAGKTPWVKPWYSTPYANAITGHQYQGMNPLIATIDVMLNDYQSTLFVGFSQAKALNWKIIKGSKATCLVWGGRACKEVTDAATGEVSQKFFNAFKWLSVFNLDCIDDSEATTKKEHYLAKYRKGGNNAEPRLDVAEKFIKAQKAKVKFGGDMACYSSNQDTIQMPTYEDFTSAEAYYATFAHELSHWTGHSTRLDRKLGNKFGSQAYAFEELIAELSAAFICNELAMTSQLENHASYLSNWIEILKSDKKAFLQAASQAQKASKFLLSNAGMLAEDEALAA from the coding sequence ATGGCTAAGAAAGCCCAGGCTACGGATAAGTTTCAGCTATTGACCGATAAGATTTTGACACTGATGGAAGCCGGGAAAACCCCATGGGTGAAGCCTTGGTATTCTACCCCCTACGCTAACGCGATCACCGGGCATCAATATCAAGGTATGAACCCCCTGATTGCCACTATTGACGTGATGCTAAACGACTACCAAAGCACCTTGTTTGTGGGGTTTAGCCAAGCTAAGGCGTTGAATTGGAAAATCATCAAAGGCAGCAAGGCCACCTGTCTCGTTTGGGGCGGACGAGCTTGTAAAGAAGTGACGGATGCAGCCACGGGAGAAGTTAGCCAGAAGTTCTTCAATGCGTTCAAGTGGTTAAGTGTCTTCAATCTGGATTGCATCGACGACAGTGAAGCCACCACCAAGAAGGAGCATTATCTAGCGAAATATCGCAAGGGTGGAAACAACGCAGAACCCCGCCTAGATGTAGCTGAGAAGTTCATCAAAGCCCAGAAGGCAAAGGTCAAGTTTGGCGGCGATATGGCTTGCTATTCATCCAATCAAGACACCATTCAAATGCCCACCTATGAAGACTTTACGAGTGCTGAAGCCTACTACGCCACCTTTGCCCATGAACTAAGCCACTGGACAGGCCACAGCACCCGCCTAGACCGCAAGTTGGGCAATAAGTTTGGTTCCCAAGCCTACGCTTTTGAGGAGTTGATTGCAGAGTTAAGCGCCGCCTTTATTTGCAATGAATTGGCCATGACCAGCCAGCTAGAAAATCACGCGAGTTATCTATCGAATTGGATTGAAATTCTCAAGTCCGACAAGAAGGCATTTCTACAGGCTGCAAGCCAAGCCCAGAAGGCTTCTAAATTCCTGCTGAGTAATGCCGGAATGTTGGCCGAGGACGAAGCCCTAGCTGCTTAA
- a CDS encoding ribbon-helix-helix domain-containing protein, which yields MATTKEVLSVYLDADLKEDLARMAKAEDRSMAYIAAKAIEKAVQEWKAGQP from the coding sequence ATGGCCACTACAAAAGAAGTCCTCTCGGTTTATCTCGATGCTGATCTCAAGGAAGACCTAGCCCGGATGGCTAAGGCAGAGGATCGGTCGATGGCCTACATTGCCGCCAAGGCCATTGAGAAGGCGGTGCAAGAGTGGAAAGCAGGTCAGCCTTGA
- a CDS encoding DUF4258 domain-containing protein: protein MDYRLTRHAIEGLGERSIPLQLVEMVLADPEQQFEEDGLMVYQSRFEGTQGKTYLLRVFVNTAVSPARVVTVYRTSKLNKYWR, encoded by the coding sequence ATGGACTATCGGTTGACTCGTCACGCCATCGAAGGATTGGGCGAACGCAGCATTCCGCTCCAGCTTGTGGAGATGGTCTTAGCCGATCCAGAACAGCAGTTCGAGGAAGATGGCCTCATGGTTTACCAAAGCAGATTTGAGGGGACACAGGGAAAAACCTATCTCCTACGGGTCTTCGTCAATACCGCCGTTTCCCCCGCTAGAGTTGTTACCGTTTATAGAACCAGCAAACTTAACAAATACTGGAGGTGA
- a CDS encoding DUF2283 domain-containing protein: MQAKYDSEVDVLRIRWSDAPIDESDEDKPGVILDYDKDGHVVGIEILNASKRIEDIAQLSIQATQVSQ; encoded by the coding sequence ATGCAAGCCAAGTACGACTCTGAAGTAGACGTTTTGAGAATCCGTTGGTCAGATGCTCCTATTGATGAAAGCGATGAGGATAAACCAGGGGTCATCCTCGACTACGACAAAGATGGCCATGTCGTTGGAATCGAGATTTTGAATGCCTCCAAACGGATTGAGGACATCGCCCAGCTTTCGATTCAGGCCACTCAGGTTTCCCAGTAA